A window from Nitrospirota bacterium encodes these proteins:
- a CDS encoding chemotaxis protein CheW has product MELAETVPSQLSPAAEPQPGDTPHRICLITLGEELFAVDLKHVREVFEVESVTPVPGMPSTLIGVANLRGTVMPLADLRPVLGLPVSGPQPKYAVVVRYGAQQVAVLVDQVPEIHNIHTSEILEASTHGAKGVRSFVSSIVKVGERMGGFVEIPTLLACVEAGEGN; this is encoded by the coding sequence ATGGAGCTCGCGGAGACCGTCCCATCACAGCTTAGCCCCGCTGCGGAACCACAGCCAGGGGACACGCCACACCGGATCTGTCTCATCACTCTTGGAGAGGAGCTGTTCGCCGTCGACCTCAAGCATGTGCGCGAGGTCTTCGAGGTGGAGTCCGTTACCCCGGTTCCGGGTATGCCCTCGACCCTCATCGGCGTCGCGAATCTCAGAGGCACCGTCATGCCGCTCGCTGATCTGCGTCCCGTACTGGGTTTGCCTGTCTCCGGTCCGCAACCCAAGTACGCCGTCGTGGTTCGATACGGCGCGCAGCAGGTTGCGGTATTGGTCGACCAAGTTCCTGAGATTCACAATATCCACACCAGCGAAATCCTGGAGGCTTCCACGCACGGGGCTAAGGGTGTCAGGTCGTTCGTTTCGAGCATTGTCAAAGTCGGCGAGCGGATGGGTGGATTCGTCGAGATTCCGACCCTATTGGCCTGCGTGGAAGCAGGCGAAGGTAATTGA
- a CDS encoding Hpt domain-containing protein, whose amino-acid sequence MSSDFDRESLISIFVAEATDGITTLWTALHPAGQMIPAKEMLQEQHVIGHKLKGAALIYGYSGLAKLGEALETILEQASAVSQSDWPRVVSALRELVKIFRSQLEVIGRGGQEDIGLIEEWTRRCAELMPSPPASGHSDAADPDVESLAPDYLVPNLDAEVLSYFTPEAQEYLEVMEGLLLRLEKTPEDAESIQHLFRTAHTLKGSAHTVGFQAIGDVAHPVEDCLGAVREGRLRMSSGLIDLILRAVDVIRTLMRRDPGNLERLRQDVLSITRALRQAEDGERVEVGHGSPSPTDPHTNEDLPHRADHVAQTPTHVGAAPEVVDVEEELSDSYLVPDLDAEVLSYFAPEAQEYIETIEALVLRLEKEPQDRDTIHQLFRTAHTLKGSAYTVGFQAIGDLTHHVEDFMGAVRDGRVQVMSGHTDVILRAVDVVRVLMRRDLGTIQQTRARFAAVMRDLKKLDQLQAVQGQTEDQFKAEPSGGVQTNEQQERPDVEQQKGQEPKGQEEREVIRVSRDRLEHLLNLVGELVIGRGRLEQRLLVLEQLSHQVLACKNRLVDSVRTFEDKHAFSYTPPSISSGPVESPAPAFPGLSDFGSLEFDKYDDFNILARRISEVTADISESMSQLSGSIRRAREDMSQLQQLTLGMRDEIARARMVPIGSPFTRFRRATREMARATGKEVTLVTSGEHTEVDTGIVERLVDPLIHLVRNAVYHGIEPTAVRIAQGKPAQGTVYLHAAHRGNSVIIEVEDDGAGLDVDRIRAKAVALGLIRPEIAQSLPESEVIKCIFLPGFSTAEQVGDQAGRGVGLDVVKRVIETMNGHLDVESVRGVGTKFTLQLPLTLLIATALMVRIGPERYAIPLPSVREVTMPSPGSIQPVADRTILRIGDEAIEVQPLQRLLQMTTEPSEGFTPIVIVRTASGPLGLSVDELLGRQEIVIKTLGSLKPLKRSCFGGATIDPEGRVILVLDIARLVTGRGDEPIAWSGQAVPQLVSGEAQSNDGGTPEAVPTDLPILLIDDSLSIRKFVGRMLESAGYRVDTAVDGEDGLRKASTQAYRLIITDLEMPKLNGYEVIQALRSRPQTQATPILVMTTRAGEKHRQMAIGIGATAYIAKPVEERALVREVERWLRREAAARV is encoded by the coding sequence ATGAGCAGCGACTTTGATCGCGAGTCCTTGATCAGCATTTTCGTGGCCGAAGCCACGGATGGTATAACGACCTTGTGGACCGCCTTGCATCCCGCCGGGCAAATGATTCCTGCAAAGGAGATGCTGCAGGAACAGCACGTGATCGGCCACAAGTTGAAAGGAGCGGCGCTGATTTATGGCTATTCCGGCCTCGCCAAGCTGGGAGAAGCGCTGGAGACGATTCTCGAACAAGCGTCCGCCGTCTCTCAATCGGACTGGCCTCGCGTCGTTTCGGCCTTGCGGGAACTCGTCAAGATCTTTCGCTCGCAACTTGAAGTCATTGGGCGTGGCGGGCAGGAAGATATCGGCCTGATCGAGGAATGGACGCGGCGTTGCGCCGAGCTGATGCCCTCGCCCCCCGCCTCCGGACACAGCGATGCTGCCGACCCAGATGTTGAATCGCTTGCCCCCGATTATCTGGTCCCGAATCTCGATGCCGAAGTGCTGTCTTATTTTACGCCCGAGGCGCAAGAATACCTTGAGGTGATGGAAGGACTCTTGCTTCGGTTGGAGAAGACTCCCGAGGATGCCGAGAGCATCCAGCACTTGTTCCGCACCGCGCACACATTGAAGGGTTCCGCCCACACGGTCGGATTCCAAGCGATCGGCGATGTCGCGCATCCGGTGGAGGATTGCTTGGGCGCTGTACGCGAAGGTCGGCTTCGGATGTCTTCCGGACTCATCGATCTGATCTTACGCGCGGTCGATGTGATCCGGACTCTGATGCGCCGGGACCCCGGCAATCTGGAGCGGCTCCGACAGGACGTGCTTTCGATCACGAGAGCGCTCCGTCAGGCAGAAGATGGCGAACGAGTTGAGGTTGGCCACGGTTCCCCCTCTCCAACCGATCCTCACACCAATGAGGACCTGCCCCATCGGGCCGATCATGTTGCCCAAACTCCGACTCATGTCGGCGCCGCACCGGAAGTTGTTGACGTCGAAGAAGAGTTGTCTGACAGCTATCTCGTACCTGATCTCGACGCCGAAGTGTTGTCCTATTTCGCGCCCGAGGCGCAGGAATACATCGAGACGATCGAAGCGCTGGTTCTTCGCCTGGAGAAAGAGCCGCAAGACCGGGACACCATCCATCAGCTCTTCAGAACGGCGCACACGTTGAAGGGTTCCGCCTATACGGTCGGGTTCCAGGCGATCGGGGATCTCACCCACCACGTTGAAGATTTCATGGGGGCGGTGCGAGACGGGCGAGTGCAGGTTATGTCCGGCCACACCGATGTCATTCTCCGTGCCGTCGATGTGGTCCGGGTCCTGATGCGGCGTGATCTCGGCACGATTCAGCAAACCCGAGCGCGTTTCGCCGCGGTCATGCGGGACCTCAAGAAGTTGGACCAGCTTCAAGCAGTCCAGGGTCAGACGGAGGATCAATTTAAGGCCGAACCGAGCGGCGGGGTGCAAACCAACGAACAACAGGAGCGGCCGGACGTTGAACAGCAGAAAGGTCAGGAGCCGAAGGGACAAGAGGAACGGGAGGTTATTCGGGTCAGCCGCGATCGGTTGGAACACCTGCTGAACCTCGTCGGCGAATTGGTGATCGGACGCGGCCGTCTCGAGCAGCGTCTTCTCGTTCTTGAGCAGTTATCGCATCAGGTATTGGCTTGCAAAAACCGGCTTGTGGATTCGGTCCGGACGTTCGAGGACAAGCATGCGTTCTCCTATACCCCGCCGAGCATTTCTTCGGGCCCGGTCGAATCTCCCGCGCCGGCTTTCCCGGGGCTCAGCGATTTCGGAAGTCTGGAGTTCGATAAATACGACGACTTCAACATTCTCGCCCGCCGCATCAGCGAGGTGACGGCCGATATCAGTGAGTCGATGTCCCAGCTCAGCGGGTCGATCCGCCGAGCTCGCGAAGATATGAGCCAGCTTCAGCAGTTGACGCTCGGTATGCGGGACGAAATCGCCAGGGCTCGCATGGTTCCCATCGGCTCACCGTTTACCCGGTTCCGTCGCGCTACGAGGGAGATGGCGCGCGCGACGGGCAAAGAAGTCACCCTGGTGACCTCCGGCGAGCATACGGAAGTGGACACGGGGATCGTCGAGCGACTCGTCGATCCGCTCATTCACCTGGTCCGAAACGCCGTCTATCACGGCATCGAGCCGACAGCGGTCCGAATCGCTCAGGGAAAACCGGCCCAGGGCACCGTCTATCTGCACGCGGCGCATCGCGGCAATTCGGTGATTATCGAGGTAGAGGATGATGGAGCCGGTCTCGATGTCGACAGAATCAGGGCGAAAGCGGTCGCCTTGGGTCTGATCAGACCGGAGATCGCGCAATCACTGCCGGAGTCGGAAGTGATCAAATGCATTTTTCTTCCAGGATTTTCGACGGCGGAGCAGGTCGGTGATCAGGCCGGACGTGGAGTCGGGTTGGATGTCGTCAAGCGGGTGATCGAAACGATGAACGGGCATCTCGACGTCGAATCGGTTCGAGGCGTCGGAACCAAGTTCACGTTACAGCTTCCGCTGACGCTGCTCATCGCCACCGCATTGATGGTGCGGATCGGACCAGAACGCTATGCGATCCCGTTGCCCAGCGTGCGCGAAGTCACGATGCCGTCTCCAGGATCGATCCAGCCGGTGGCGGATCGCACCATCCTCCGAATCGGCGACGAGGCGATCGAAGTGCAACCCCTTCAGCGGCTCCTGCAGATGACGACGGAACCATCGGAGGGGTTTACGCCCATCGTGATTGTTCGTACCGCGTCCGGTCCGCTCGGGCTCTCGGTCGACGAACTGCTTGGCCGCCAGGAGATCGTAATCAAGACGCTGGGTTCGTTGAAACCGCTCAAGCGTTCCTGCTTCGGCGGCGCTACGATTGACCCGGAAGGCCGCGTGATTCTGGTGCTGGACATCGCTAGGCTCGTCACCGGTCGAGGCGACGAGCCGATTGCATGGTCGGGGCAGGCCGTTCCGCAACTCGTATCAGGTGAAGCGCAGAGCAATGATGGCGGAACGCCCGAAGCGGTCCCCACAGACTTGCCGATTCTGCTCATCGATGATTCGTTGAGCATTCGTAAATTTGTGGGACGGATGCTCGAGTCCGCCGGTTATCGCGTGGATACGGCAGTTGACGGCGAAGATGGGTTGCGGAAAGCCTCGACCCAAGCGTATCGGCTGATTATCACGGACTTGGAAATGCCCAAGCTCAACGGGTATGAAGTGATCCAGGCGCTCAGAAGCCGGCCACAGACTCAAGCAACTCCGATCCTCGTAATGACGACTCGCGCAGGCGAGAAGCATCGACAAATGGCCATCGGCATCGGCGCGACCGCTTATATCGCCAAGCCGGTCGAAGAACGGGCTTTAGTCCGTGAGGTAGAACGATGGCTCAGGCGCGAAGCGGCTGCGAGAGTTTGA
- a CDS encoding methyl-accepting chemotaxis protein, whose translation MARQNVTKWAIQTWFKNLKTLPKLVLGFSSVGVVMIAVGIIGLIGLQQLRERLRIVYEGSTQALVNLGASSSNLGLYHDAILNAGRLTRKSDFEDALQPLAELKRKTLEPLEAYAQTQLRVSSSGRSEAKDLELLRKALGEYFSSAEGAMSAFADSFSPTLSEDQRQAMRDLGGLALSVEVANKYNAATVQVRELLATIREIAKDLNDQGQAEATYRTQIVLAGALLAIIIGGTIGYLLARFFSRGVTHIAQVAEQAAAGNLQARAKVDSADELGQMAKSFNAMLDRITALVQTEEERDAMQKRLMQFLVLVSDVGKGDLTKRGEVTADMFGNLADGFNLMLGRFTQLMKQVREAAQRVNKSAGALRETAGQMAGTAKHQADESVKTLAAVEQLALSMRQVAETAGASSESAKQVLQATERGRIAVQETVQDMQSIRAAVQRMSKQVKALGDRSLEISQIVSTIRDIASQTNLLALNAAIEAAGAGEAGARFAVVADQVRKLAESSTQATREIADLVKVIQTETQDAVVAMEHETQAVEAGSASALRTGDVFKEISEIAQRSAELAQSIANAAAEQTASTDKVGRSIKDFTGGAVATQKATDATRHTIEDMAKLAESLTASVAQFKLA comes from the coding sequence ATGGCGCGGCAGAATGTGACGAAATGGGCGATTCAGACGTGGTTTAAGAATCTAAAAACCTTGCCCAAGCTGGTCCTCGGGTTCTCCAGCGTGGGCGTGGTGATGATCGCGGTCGGTATCATCGGTCTGATCGGGCTTCAGCAACTGCGAGAGCGGTTGCGGATCGTGTACGAAGGGTCGACGCAGGCCCTGGTCAACCTCGGGGCCAGCAGCAGCAACCTGGGGTTGTACCACGATGCGATCCTGAACGCGGGACGGCTGACCAGAAAATCCGACTTCGAAGATGCGCTCCAACCCCTGGCGGAACTGAAACGAAAAACTTTGGAGCCTCTCGAAGCCTATGCCCAAACGCAGTTGCGGGTGTCTTCCAGCGGACGAAGCGAAGCCAAGGACTTGGAGCTGCTCAGAAAAGCCCTGGGCGAATATTTCTCCTCCGCTGAAGGCGCGATGAGCGCGTTTGCCGACAGCTTCTCCCCGACGTTGAGCGAAGACCAGCGCCAGGCGATGCGAGACCTCGGCGGACTGGCCCTCTCGGTGGAAGTCGCAAACAAGTACAACGCCGCCACCGTTCAGGTTCGAGAGCTCCTCGCGACCATTCGGGAGATCGCTAAGGACTTGAACGATCAGGGACAGGCTGAAGCGACGTACCGAACGCAAATCGTGCTCGCCGGCGCGCTGCTGGCGATCATCATCGGCGGCACCATTGGATACCTCTTGGCGCGTTTTTTCTCTCGAGGCGTCACTCATATTGCGCAGGTAGCCGAGCAAGCCGCGGCCGGCAATTTGCAGGCCCGAGCCAAGGTGGACAGCGCGGACGAATTGGGGCAGATGGCCAAGTCGTTCAACGCCATGCTTGACCGAATCACCGCCCTCGTCCAGACCGAAGAAGAACGGGATGCCATGCAGAAGCGGCTGATGCAGTTCCTGGTGCTGGTCTCGGATGTCGGCAAGGGTGACCTGACGAAACGCGGTGAAGTAACAGCCGACATGTTCGGGAACCTGGCGGACGGCTTCAACCTGATGTTGGGACGGTTCACCCAACTGATGAAGCAGGTCCGGGAAGCCGCGCAACGCGTGAACAAGTCCGCAGGTGCGTTGCGGGAGACGGCCGGGCAGATGGCCGGAACCGCCAAACACCAGGCCGATGAATCCGTGAAAACCTTGGCTGCCGTCGAACAGCTCGCCCTGTCCATGCGGCAAGTCGCCGAGACGGCTGGAGCCTCGTCCGAGAGCGCCAAGCAAGTGCTGCAGGCGACCGAACGCGGCCGTATCGCCGTGCAGGAAACCGTGCAAGACATGCAAAGCATCCGGGCGGCGGTGCAGCGGATGTCCAAGCAGGTCAAAGCTCTGGGCGATCGCTCGTTGGAAATTTCTCAAATCGTATCGACGATTCGCGACATCGCCTCACAGACCAACCTGCTGGCCTTGAATGCAGCCATCGAGGCGGCCGGCGCGGGCGAAGCCGGAGCTCGGTTTGCCGTGGTCGCGGATCAGGTGAGAAAGCTGGCCGAAAGCTCGACGCAGGCCACCCGCGAAATCGCGGACCTAGTGAAAGTCATTCAGACGGAAACCCAAGACGCCGTCGTGGCGATGGAGCATGAGACCCAGGCGGTGGAGGCCGGGTCGGCTTCGGCGCTTCGGACAGGCGACGTGTTCAAAGAGATTTCGGAGATCGCCCAGCGATCGGCGGAGTTGGCGCAAAGCATCGCGAACGCGGCCGCCGAGCAGACCGCGTCCACGGACAAGGTGGGCCGATCGATCAAAGACTTTACCGGAGGCGCGGTGGCGACACAGAAGGCCACGGACGCCACGCGACACACCATCGAAGACATGGCCAAGCTGGCCGAGAGTCTGACGGCCTCTGTTGCGCAGTTCAAGCTCGCGTAG